The genomic window CCCAGACGGCCAGAATTCGGCCCATGCCTCCCCGCCCGTGTTCGTGGCGCACTTCATAGCGCTGCTCTTCACGGGCCTGTTTCCGCAAGCCGGGCTCGGGATCGGCAAGGTCCCGGAAGCGCGCCAGCGTGTCCAGGGGAGAAGCCCCGCGCTTAAGCAAGTCGGCGGGATATCCGCTTTCTGTGGCCAGTTCGTGGCGTTGGATCGCTTCGGAGAGATCCTCGAGCAGGCGCTTTTCTTCTTTGCGGAGGTGCCCCAGTTCGGAAAGAGTTTCCAGAAGAGAGAGATCGGGCGAAGACTGGGACAGCGCCATGGCCTCTTCAATGCTCGCGGGAGGCACATGGAACATGCGCACGCTCAACGCGGAAACCACCGCGTCAAAATTGCTCTGCATCGTTCCCTCCCAGCCCGGAAACAATCCGAAATACTTCCGAAAACAAAGTCAGTGCGCTGCTACCATACTACCGAAAAAATAACCGAAACGCCAGCCGTGTTTTCGATCGGATTCTTGGGTCCAGGCGGCTCCGTAGTGGTTTACACGCGGACCGGTCCCGTGCCATGATGGTCATGGACACTTCCACAACGCGGAAAGGATGCGCTTCATGGATAAATCGAGACAACCCATCGGCCGACGGGCCTTTATTCAGGCGGGGATCGCCACCGGCGTGCTGGCGGCGGGCGCCGCGGGCGCATCGGACAAACCGGCCGGGGCCGCGCTTCGGGGCACGGGCAACATGCCCACCCGGTTTTTTGGCCGCACGGGCCTGGAACTACCCCGTCTGGCCTATGGCAGCGCGCCGCTCATGACCTGGGAGGACGACTACTACGGTATCGACGCCGGAAGCTATGAGGCCAGAGTGAAGATGGTGCGCCTCGGCTACGAAAAGGGCCTGCGCTACTTTGATACCGCGCGAATCTACGGCGACAGCGAGAAGATTTTCGGCGAGGCCCTGGCCGACGTGCGCGGTGATATCTATGTCGCCTCCAAGGTGCTGGTGGGCTCGTCCGGGGAAGTCCGCAAGAGCGTGGAGGAGTCCCTCGCCACCCTCAAGATGGATAAGGTGGACTGCATGCAGTTGCACGGCCCCGTGATCGAGCAGCAGGGCTACGACGGCTGCATGCCCTTCGTGGAGGAGCTGGTGAAGATGCGGGACGAGGGGCTGTTCACCTATATCGGCCTCACGGGGCACTCCCGCTTCGAGGAGATGTACAAGCTCATCGCCACGAATACCTTTGACACGCTCCTCATCGAATTTGGTTACTTCCACAAAGGCTACAACACCCTTCACTCGAATCGCTCGGTCGCCAACCGCGATCTCTGTGTGGCCAAGGCAAGCGAACTTAACATGGGCATCCTGGCGATGAAAGTCATGGGCGCGAGCATCTTCGGCCATAACGCCGCGGCGCTGGTCCCGGACTATGACCGCGAAGCGGTAAAGAAGCTTCCGCCCGCGGCAATCCGCTGGGTGCTGAACGACTCGCGAATTCACCTGCTCAATATCGGGGTGTCGGTGCCTGGGGATCTGGATGCCAACATCGCCACCATCAATGCCGACACCACGCTGACCAATGAAGATCGGATGCTGCTGGCTTCCTTCGCGGAGAAGGCGTATTTGCAGGAGGCGGTGACAAAACTGGAGACGGTATGAGCAGTTGATAGTTGATGGTTGATAGTTGATAGTTGATAGTTGATAGTTGATAGTTGATAGTGGCAATTCGGGAGTCTGCATCGATGGAGAAACCGGGGGCGCTTCATACAAAGTCTTTCGCGTTTGCCTTGCGAATCGTGAAAGCGTACAAGCACCTGTGCGATGAGAAACGGGAGTACGTTCTCAGCAAACAGCTATTGCGCGCTGGAACAGCAATTGGCGCACTGATAAGGGAGGCGGAGCAGGCCGAAAGCAAACCGGACTTCGTCCACAAACTCGCCATTGCACTTAAAGAAGCGAAGGAAACTGAATACTGGATCGAGCTCCTCGAACAATCTGAAATTCTGGACAGCAAAGGTGCTCAATCTCTACTGGCGGATCTGGTCGAACTAATTAAGCTACTTACATCGATTATAAAATCTTCAAAATCGTTAACCCCTTAAGTCCAAGCTATCAACTATCAACTATCAACTATCAACTATCAACTATCAACTATCAATCGTACCGCCGCCATGGCCGCCTCGACCAGCGTGCGGCCCGCCGTGGGGGCCACGCGGGAAATCGCCTTCTCGTAGCCGCCGGTGGCGTCGGCCCGGGGCGTGATGATGTAACCAATATAGTCATTGGCATAGCCCACGAGGATCATGGGCCGCTTCACATCCTGAGCGACGCGGCGCTTCATTTCCAGGCCGTACTCGACGAAGATCTCGCCGGGAATGCCGACCGCCACCAGAGGGCCAATCTGCATCACGTGCACCGACGCCTGGGTGGCCGCCTGCAGGCTGTCGGGCCGTTCGGCGGCTGCTCTGGCAACGGAGGCCGTGGTATTGGAGGCGCTAATCTCGCGACTCAGATCTTTCACGATGTATTCCGGCTTCCCGGCGTCCACGGCGGCCTTGTGGGCCGCCTCGGCGACGGCGATAGCCGCCTCCGCATCCGCCGGGGTTGGCAACGCGCGCGGTTCCACAGTCACCGGCTCCCAGTGGCTCCGCAGGTCGGTCTCCTCGCCGGGCGTGATCTGTTCGGAGGTGGAAATAATCTCGCCCGCCACCACACGGCCAATCCGGGT from Candidatus Hydrogenedentota bacterium includes these protein-coding regions:
- a CDS encoding aldo/keto reductase — encoded protein: MDKSRQPIGRRAFIQAGIATGVLAAGAAGASDKPAGAALRGTGNMPTRFFGRTGLELPRLAYGSAPLMTWEDDYYGIDAGSYEARVKMVRLGYEKGLRYFDTARIYGDSEKIFGEALADVRGDIYVASKVLVGSSGEVRKSVEESLATLKMDKVDCMQLHGPVIEQQGYDGCMPFVEELVKMRDEGLFTYIGLTGHSRFEEMYKLIATNTFDTLLIEFGYFHKGYNTLHSNRSVANRDLCVAKASELNMGILAMKVMGASIFGHNAAALVPDYDREAVKKLPPAAIRWVLNDSRIHLLNIGVSVPGDLDANIATINADTTLTNEDRMLLASFAEKAYLQEAVTKLETV
- a CDS encoding four helix bundle protein, giving the protein MEKPGALHTKSFAFALRIVKAYKHLCDEKREYVLSKQLLRAGTAIGALIREAEQAESKPDFVHKLAIALKEAKETEYWIELLEQSEILDSKGAQSLLADLVELIKLLTSIIKSSKSLTP